A portion of the Adhaeribacter radiodurans genome contains these proteins:
- a CDS encoding sigma-54-dependent transcriptional regulator, which translates to MEKILVIEDDLTFALILEGFLKKQGFEVNVAHRVKDGIKLLSGQTYQLVLMDYRLPDGTGFEILENIRSMSTPVPGIMMTSFQDVGTAVRAMRLGAVDYITKPVNPDELLMVIKEVLPSDKEKDKDHPTDTPLFISGHSYASRQLHDFIQLVAPTDMSVIVQGESGTGKEYVARTIHRLSKREEAPFVAVDCGAISGEIANSELFGHVKGAFTGATNDKQGVFEMAQGGTIFLDEVGNLSYDIQVKLLRALQERTIQPLGSNKQIAIDVRVITATNDDLVNSVKNGDFREDLYHRLNEFIIKVPALRNRENDLEEFVAHFVALANQELTRNVKAFSPEVMAILREYHWPGNLRELKNVVKRAVLLSSGEVAGVETLPEEMVQTINEAPKTEGPDLKALQEANERELIYKTLQEVKFNKSKAARLLNIDRKTLYLKLAKYNLEA; encoded by the coding sequence ATGGAAAAAATATTAGTGATAGAAGACGATTTAACCTTTGCGCTAATACTGGAAGGTTTTTTAAAAAAGCAGGGATTTGAAGTAAACGTTGCTCACCGGGTAAAAGATGGCATAAAGCTACTAAGCGGCCAGACCTACCAATTAGTTTTAATGGATTACCGGTTACCAGACGGCACCGGCTTTGAAATACTAGAAAATATCCGAAGCATGTCTACTCCCGTTCCGGGTATTATGATGACCAGTTTTCAGGATGTAGGTACGGCAGTTAGGGCGATGCGTCTGGGTGCTGTTGATTATATTACCAAACCGGTTAACCCCGACGAATTATTGATGGTAATAAAAGAAGTATTACCCTCCGACAAAGAAAAAGATAAAGATCACCCCACCGATACGCCTCTTTTTATCTCGGGCCACAGTTATGCTTCGCGCCAACTGCACGATTTTATTCAGTTAGTAGCACCTACGGATATGTCGGTGATTGTGCAGGGCGAAAGTGGAACTGGTAAAGAATACGTGGCTCGTACCATTCACCGTTTAAGCAAGCGCGAAGAAGCTCCCTTTGTAGCCGTCGACTGCGGTGCCATTTCCGGCGAAATAGCGAATAGCGAACTTTTCGGGCACGTAAAAGGGGCTTTTACCGGCGCCACCAACGATAAGCAAGGCGTTTTTGAGATGGCACAGGGAGGCACTATTTTTCTGGATGAAGTAGGAAACCTCTCGTACGATATTCAGGTGAAGTTATTGCGAGCCTTACAGGAACGTACTATTCAGCCCCTGGGCAGTAATAAACAAATTGCCATTGATGTACGGGTAATTACGGCTACCAACGATGATCTGGTAAACAGCGTGAAAAACGGAGATTTTCGGGAAGATTTGTACCATCGTTTGAACGAATTTATTATTAAAGTACCCGCTTTACGCAACCGCGAAAACGATCTGGAAGAATTTGTTGCTCATTTTGTGGCACTGGCTAACCAGGAACTTACCCGCAATGTAAAAGCTTTTTCTCCGGAAGTAATGGCCATTTTACGGGAGTACCATTGGCCGGGCAACCTGCGCGAATTAAAAAATGTGGTAAAGCGAGCTGTACTGCTATCATCGGGAGAAGTAGCCGGTGTAGAAACGTTGCCCGAGGAGATGGTGCAAACCATTAACGAAGCGCCCAAAACAGAAGGACCGGACTTAAAAGCACTACAAGAAGCGAACGAACGGGAACTCATTTATAAAACCTTACAGGAAGTAAAATTTAATAAGTCGAAAGCGGCCCGTCTTTTAAACATCGACCGGAAAACCCTTTATTTGAAACTAGCTAAGTATAATTTAGAAGCTTAG
- a CDS encoding Tex family protein, producing MEELIRNYLKIATELSISIKQVQATVELLDEGATVPFISRYRKEVTGSLDEVAVAGIRDRMEQLRALDKRREAILKSIREQQKLTPELEAQINAAETMAVLEDIYLPYKPKRRTKATIAREKGLEPLAQRLFEQEKFDVTAEATQYISAEKEVKDAEEALAGARDIIAEWINENPDARARMRNLFEKKGVFKSRVMLGKEEEGQKYKDYFEWEEPIDKAPSHRVLAMRRGENEMILMLNAQPEEEEAIELLENMFVKGNNEAAQQVKIATKDAYKRMLKLSMETEIRMLSKKRADEEAIRVFADNLRQLLLSAPLGQKTVLTLDPGFRTGCKLVVLDKQGKLLHNENVYPHTGARQAQEAASTVKYLASKYEVEAIAIGNGTASRETETFVRGLGLPNTIAVVMVNESGASIYSASDVAREEFPDHDVTVRGAVSIGRRLMDPLAELVKLDPKSIGVGQYQHDVDQFALKHSLDDVVMSSVNAVGVEVNTASKQLLTYVSGLGPSLAQNIVEYRNQNGPFRTRAELRKVPRLGDKAFEQAAGFLRILHAKNPLDASAVHPERYELVERMAKDLGATVTDLMKKPELRKQINLKNYVTDTVGLPTLQDIMSELAKPGRDPRESFEAFSFTEGVNEINDLRTGMKLPGIITNVTAFGAFVDIGVHQDGLVHVSHLSDRFISNPHEVVKVGQRVEVTVLEVDAARKRISLSLKTEPMAAKPAGGGAGNGKKGDRNKREEEPQNDFQAKLAMLKGKFK from the coding sequence ATGGAAGAATTGATTAGAAATTACCTTAAAATTGCCACCGAGCTGAGTATCAGCATCAAGCAAGTACAAGCTACCGTAGAATTATTAGACGAAGGCGCTACGGTACCTTTTATTTCGCGTTACCGCAAAGAAGTAACCGGCTCTCTGGACGAAGTGGCCGTAGCCGGCATCCGTGACCGCATGGAACAACTCCGCGCACTGGATAAGCGCCGCGAAGCTATTCTTAAATCAATCCGAGAGCAGCAAAAACTAACGCCCGAACTCGAGGCCCAGATTAATGCCGCCGAAACCATGGCCGTGCTCGAAGATATTTATTTGCCTTACAAACCCAAGCGCCGCACCAAAGCTACTATCGCCCGCGAGAAAGGTCTGGAGCCATTGGCGCAGCGTTTATTTGAGCAAGAAAAATTTGATGTAACCGCCGAAGCAACTCAGTATATCAGCGCAGAAAAGGAAGTAAAAGATGCCGAAGAAGCCTTAGCCGGCGCCCGCGATATTATTGCCGAATGGATTAATGAAAACCCGGATGCCCGTGCCCGCATGCGGAATTTGTTCGAGAAGAAAGGCGTGTTTAAGAGCCGCGTGATGCTGGGCAAGGAAGAAGAAGGCCAGAAATACAAAGATTATTTTGAATGGGAAGAACCCATCGATAAAGCTCCTTCGCACCGCGTACTGGCCATGCGCCGCGGCGAAAACGAAATGATTTTGATGCTCAATGCCCAGCCCGAGGAAGAAGAAGCGATAGAGTTGCTCGAAAACATGTTCGTGAAGGGCAATAACGAAGCAGCGCAGCAGGTAAAAATAGCAACCAAAGACGCCTACAAACGCATGCTGAAACTGTCAATGGAAACCGAAATCCGGATGCTGTCGAAGAAGCGCGCCGACGAGGAAGCCATTCGGGTATTTGCTGATAATTTGCGCCAATTATTGCTTTCCGCGCCACTGGGTCAAAAAACCGTTTTGACTCTGGATCCCGGCTTTCGGACCGGCTGTAAACTGGTAGTACTGGATAAGCAAGGCAAATTACTGCACAACGAAAACGTGTATCCGCACACCGGCGCCCGCCAGGCCCAGGAAGCCGCGAGTACTGTTAAATATTTAGCCTCGAAATACGAAGTAGAAGCCATTGCCATTGGTAACGGTACCGCCAGCCGCGAAACCGAAACTTTTGTGCGTGGCTTGGGCTTACCTAATACTATTGCGGTAGTAATGGTAAACGAAAGCGGCGCCTCTATTTACTCCGCTTCGGATGTAGCCCGCGAAGAGTTTCCGGATCATGATGTTACCGTACGCGGTGCCGTTTCCATTGGTCGCCGGCTCATGGACCCACTTGCAGAACTGGTAAAACTCGACCCGAAAAGTATTGGCGTGGGTCAGTACCAGCACGACGTAGACCAGTTTGCCTTAAAACACTCCCTGGACGATGTGGTCATGAGTTCGGTAAACGCTGTGGGTGTAGAAGTAAACACCGCCAGCAAGCAATTATTAACCTACGTATCCGGTTTAGGACCCAGCCTGGCCCAGAACATTGTGGAATACCGCAACCAGAATGGTCCGTTCCGCACCCGCGCCGAACTGAGAAAAGTACCGCGTTTAGGCGATAAAGCGTTTGAACAAGCGGCCGGTTTCTTACGCATTTTACACGCGAAAAACCCATTAGATGCTAGCGCGGTTCACCCGGAACGTTACGAACTGGTGGAACGCATGGCGAAAGACTTAGGCGCTACAGTTACCGACCTGATGAAAAAGCCGGAACTCCGCAAACAAATAAATTTAAAAAATTACGTAACCGATACCGTTGGTTTGCCTACGCTCCAGGATATTATGAGCGAGTTAGCTAAACCCGGCCGCGACCCCCGCGAAAGTTTCGAGGCGTTCTCGTTTACCGAAGGCGTAAACGAAATAAACGATTTACGGACCGGCATGAAATTACCCGGCATTATTACTAACGTAACGGCTTTTGGCGCTTTCGTGGATATTGGAGTACACCAGGATGGTTTAGTGCACGTGAGTCATTTATCGGATCGTTTTATAAGCAATCCGCACGAAGTAGTAAAGGTAGGTCAGCGGGTGGAAGTTACCGTGCTGGAAGTAGATGCGGCCCGCAAACGGATTTCTCTGTCGTTAAAAACTGAACCCATGGCCGCTAAACCAGCCGGCGGTGGTGCCGGAAACGGTAAAAAAGGTGATCGCAACAAACGGGAAGAAGAACCCCAAAATGATTTTCAGGCGAAACTAGCCATGCTGAAAGGGAAATTTAAGTAA
- a CDS encoding transposase — MVYGFVIMPNHLHLIWEFTQLNGKELPHASFMKFTSHQILIDLKKFHPEVLPYFEVSLKTRKYQFWQRDSLPIHLYSPSVIFQKLDYIHNNPVQGKWLLAASPLEYKYSSASFYETGVDEFGFLTHIGERL, encoded by the coding sequence ATGGTATACGGATTTGTAATTATGCCCAATCACCTGCATCTGATATGGGAGTTCACGCAGCTCAACGGCAAAGAATTACCGCACGCCAGTTTTATGAAGTTTACCAGTCACCAAATACTAATAGATTTAAAGAAATTTCATCCGGAAGTACTGCCGTATTTTGAAGTAAGTTTAAAAACTAGAAAGTATCAGTTCTGGCAACGTGATTCACTGCCCATTCACCTGTACTCGCCCAGTGTTATTTTTCAAAAATTAGATTACATTCATAACAATCCGGTGCAAGGCAAATGGCTCTTAGCGGCATCTCCTCTGGAGTATAAATATTCTTCTGCTTCTTTTTATGAAACCGGCGTGGATGAATTTGGCTTTTTAACGCATATTGGGGAGCGGCTGTAA
- a CDS encoding MFS transporter produces the protein MAKLGNSAEAVTSFTGTSDKQLNRLKAIISGSMGNLVEWYDWYAYSAFSIYFAPVFFLKSDATAQLLNTAGIFAVGFLMRPIGGWLFGSLADRAGRKFAMTLSVLLMSFGSLLIAVTPSYQSIGVLAAVLLLFARLLQGLSVGGEYGTSATYLSEMATANRRGFYSSFQYVTLIGGQLIALGIQLILQQLFLTEAQLHEWGWRIPFFIGAGLSLTALYLRSHMLESVAFTQDRNNLVKKKSGTIKQLLQHPRAVATVVGLTLGGTIAFYTYTTYMQKFLVNTVKLTKDQSTLITFVSLFIYAALQPLFGLLSDYIGRKPLLIGFGVLGTLATVPLLTALSQTTNQWQAFGLIMLALLIVSGYTSINAVVKAELFPTEIRALGVGFPYSLTVAIFGGTAEYVALSFKNAGNEGYFYWYVTTCIFISLLVYITMRDTKHTSLIHKS, from the coding sequence ATGGCCAAACTAGGCAATTCAGCAGAAGCAGTTACGAGTTTCACTGGAACCAGCGACAAACAACTGAACCGTTTAAAAGCCATCATCAGCGGTTCTATGGGCAATTTGGTGGAGTGGTACGATTGGTACGCGTATTCGGCATTTTCTATTTATTTCGCCCCGGTATTCTTCCTGAAAAGTGACGCAACTGCGCAGCTTTTAAACACGGCTGGTATTTTTGCGGTAGGCTTTCTCATGCGCCCTATTGGCGGGTGGTTGTTTGGTAGCTTAGCTGATAGAGCTGGGCGCAAGTTTGCCATGACGCTTTCGGTGCTGCTCATGTCGTTCGGATCCTTACTGATTGCAGTTACGCCTTCTTACCAATCAATCGGCGTATTGGCGGCAGTTTTGCTTTTATTTGCCCGTTTGCTGCAAGGTTTAAGCGTAGGAGGGGAGTACGGTACTTCGGCTACCTATTTAAGCGAAATGGCTACGGCTAATCGCCGGGGTTTTTACTCCAGCTTTCAGTACGTTACCCTTATTGGCGGACAGCTTATTGCCTTGGGTATTCAGCTAATTTTGCAGCAATTATTTTTAACAGAAGCGCAATTGCACGAGTGGGGCTGGCGTATTCCGTTTTTTATTGGGGCTGGTTTATCATTAACGGCTTTGTATTTGCGCAGCCACATGCTGGAGTCGGTGGCTTTTACTCAGGATAGAAATAATTTAGTAAAAAAGAAAAGCGGCACCATCAAACAATTGCTGCAACACCCGCGTGCCGTAGCTACCGTAGTTGGTTTAACCTTGGGTGGAACTATTGCTTTTTATACCTACACCACCTACATGCAAAAGTTTCTGGTAAACACGGTTAAGCTTACGAAAGACCAGTCTACCCTTATTACGTTTGTATCGCTGTTTATCTATGCCGCCTTGCAGCCGCTTTTTGGTTTACTTTCAGATTATATTGGGCGCAAACCTTTACTAATCGGTTTCGGCGTTTTGGGTACTTTGGCTACCGTGCCCTTATTAACAGCTTTAAGCCAGACTACCAACCAATGGCAGGCTTTCGGGCTCATTATGCTGGCTTTGCTTATTGTGAGTGGATATACGTCTATTAATGCGGTGGTAAAGGCAGAATTATTTCCCACCGAAATCCGGGCTTTGGGTGTGGGCTTTCCGTATTCTTTAACCGTGGCCATTTTTGGCGGAACCGCCGAATACGTGGCGCTCAGTTTTAAAAATGCTGGTAACGAAGGTTATTTTTACTGGTACGTTACAACCTGTATTTTTATTTCCTTGCTGGTATACATCACCATGCGCGATACCAAACACACCTCATTGATACATAAATCTTAA
- a CDS encoding serine hydrolase domain-containing protein, which yields MKKFVLLTCLYYLICTCFAQKSTNPTKTEIDAFVKKEMAEVGIPGLAVAVVKDGKVLHAGTYGIANVEWNQPVTQNTVFHIASVTKLFTSTLVLKWLQENKISLDDYISKYIAASPPTWKDIQIKHLLSHESGIPWPVGNNEKIQTCEELVNSLKDSTLTFAPGTKESYMNGDYFALQHILEKIGGKPIEQLLAYEIFKPLNMNDSGFDKEIRNVPTQLMEPLRNKSQIFTKGKNQPFIFKNIYTQTSYASAGLYLSLADGIKWATALDKATFIRKDILAQVTDRMPLVKNEKRSFSILGWTREENAGHLMVGHSGGPGLGDVLRFPDQKLTIIVLSNYADMLPYLAEAIARLYVKDLIPPKLAKSYDRGLIK from the coding sequence ATGAAAAAATTTGTTTTACTAACCTGCCTGTACTACCTGATTTGTACTTGCTTTGCCCAAAAATCTACCAACCCCACCAAAACAGAAATTGATGCTTTTGTAAAAAAAGAAATGGCAGAAGTAGGAATTCCCGGCTTGGCGGTAGCCGTGGTAAAAGACGGTAAAGTTCTGCACGCCGGCACTTACGGCATTGCCAATGTGGAGTGGAACCAGCCCGTTACACAAAATACCGTATTTCATATTGCTTCTGTTACCAAGCTGTTTACTTCTACTTTAGTATTAAAATGGCTTCAGGAAAACAAAATCAGCCTCGACGATTATATTAGTAAATATATTGCTGCAAGCCCACCTACCTGGAAAGACATTCAAATCAAACATTTACTATCGCACGAATCGGGTATTCCCTGGCCGGTGGGTAACAATGAAAAAATTCAGACTTGCGAAGAATTAGTAAATTCTCTCAAAGATTCAACCTTAACTTTTGCTCCCGGCACGAAGGAATCGTACATGAACGGCGATTACTTTGCGTTGCAGCATATTCTGGAAAAAATTGGCGGCAAACCCATAGAACAGTTACTCGCCTACGAAATTTTTAAACCCTTAAACATGAACGATAGTGGCTTTGATAAGGAAATCCGTAACGTGCCTACGCAGTTAATGGAACCCCTGCGAAACAAATCTCAGATTTTTACTAAAGGCAAAAACCAGCCATTCATTTTTAAAAATATTTACACGCAAACCTCTTATGCCTCAGCGGGTTTATACTTATCGCTGGCGGATGGAATAAAGTGGGCTACTGCTTTAGATAAAGCTACTTTTATACGGAAAGATATTTTAGCGCAAGTAACCGACCGAATGCCGTTGGTTAAAAACGAGAAGCGTTCTTTTTCTATTTTGGGCTGGACCCGCGAAGAAAACGCAGGTCATTTAATGGTAGGCCATAGTGGTGGTCCCGGTTTAGGAGATGTACTGCGTTTCCCCGACCAAAAACTGACTATAATTGTACTAAGCAATTACGCCGACATGCTGCCGTACCTGGCCGAAGCTATTGCCCGCTTGTACGTGAAAGATTTAATTCCACCCAAACTAGCCAAAAGCTATGACCGGGGCTTAATAAAGTAA
- a CDS encoding LytR/AlgR family response regulator transcription factor produces MENKFEIKYRDKVFFPVFIIVMGVINLYIAYGEFYLNKKYLTGLLLDSFEVTCAWLAVRYIIHYLDQKYPYQQNFIRRILLQLLLTSVVALAILIFFTESINYLITNKPVPREVYTHHLWVFEIWLLVMNSIYVTLYFIQWSSFLAKKKQEPELELPKAALLTKLGNKSTVLSFADICYCTIASDLTLIYSTKGESHLIEKSLEQLEQILPPDQFFRANRQFIIHRNLVQAIERIENGKINILVKPCPKLPEVITISRAKAPAFKEWLKLAAV; encoded by the coding sequence GTGGAAAATAAGTTTGAGATAAAGTACCGGGATAAAGTATTCTTCCCGGTATTTATTATTGTTATGGGTGTCATAAACCTGTACATCGCTTATGGCGAATTTTACCTGAATAAAAAGTACCTCACCGGTTTATTATTAGATTCTTTTGAAGTTACCTGTGCCTGGCTGGCGGTTCGGTACATTATCCACTACCTCGACCAAAAATACCCTTACCAGCAAAATTTTATCCGCCGTATTCTGCTGCAACTACTTCTTACTTCGGTAGTGGCGTTGGCTATTCTTATATTTTTTACGGAGAGCATTAATTATTTAATAACTAATAAACCAGTACCCCGCGAAGTATATACGCATCATTTATGGGTTTTTGAGATATGGCTGCTGGTTATGAATAGCATTTACGTTACTCTATATTTTATACAATGGTCTTCCTTTTTGGCGAAGAAAAAACAAGAGCCCGAATTGGAGCTACCTAAAGCTGCTTTATTAACCAAATTAGGAAATAAAAGTACCGTTCTGAGTTTTGCCGATATTTGTTATTGTACCATAGCCAGCGACTTAACTTTAATTTACAGCACCAAAGGAGAATCTCATTTAATTGAGAAATCGCTGGAACAACTCGAGCAGATACTTCCTCCGGACCAATTTTTCCGGGCTAACCGGCAATTTATTATTCACCGGAATTTGGTGCAGGCGATAGAACGGATAGAGAATGGCAAAATCAATATCTTGGTAAAACCTTGCCCCAAGTTGCCGGAGGTTATTACAATTAGTCGGGCTAAGGCACCTGCTTTTAAAGAATGGCTAAAATTAGCAGCCGTTTAA
- a CDS encoding cytochrome P450 family protein has protein sequence MQRAAVEWINVIRPIVAIATYITFSALAVHLFPAHRQKLVTDEQDFTEFLCKKYDGIIRLLLWWEQSFSFVPKRFCNWQGSPYSFIPQGSGYYLTSHRCANGWITIETTKLALNYLTRGIRFEVPKQDLTYPMSRMPTLPQSRVIMQEVRNNTTTVPVDQVAVHPES, from the coding sequence TTGCAAAGGGCGGCCGTAGAATGGATAAACGTTATTCGGCCTATTGTTGCTATAGCCACTTACATAACTTTCAGCGCTTTGGCTGTGCATCTATTCCCGGCTCACCGGCAGAAATTAGTGACAGATGAGCAAGATTTTACCGAATTTTTGTGCAAGAAGTACGACGGTATTATTCGTTTGCTCCTTTGGTGGGAGCAATCATTCTCTTTTGTTCCCAAACGTTTCTGCAATTGGCAAGGCAGCCCTTATAGTTTTATTCCGCAGGGAAGTGGTTATTACCTTACCAGTCACCGCTGCGCCAACGGATGGATTACCATCGAAACCACGAAATTAGCTTTAAATTACCTGACCAGAGGTATTCGTTTTGAAGTACCGAAGCAGGATTTAACTTATCCTATGTCGCGCATGCCTACTTTACCCCAAAGCCGGGTTATTATGCAAGAAGTAAGAAATAATACTACTACTGTGCCTGTAGACCAGGTGGCAGTCCATCCAGAAAGTTAG
- a CDS encoding S9 family peptidase: MKNLWKFISGQVIILVLLSGCNNSGTSKSEKLTTEAPAKAYTIEEFMATTSIGGSDFSPDNSKILYTSNQSGIYNAFELPVNGGEPKQLTRSTTNSVFTISYFPDDERILYSSDKGGNEISHLYVQNLDGTTKDLTPGEKAKSQFFTWAHDRKSFFFISNKRDNRYFDLYEMDVKTLTPKLLLENTQGLDATTISRDKRYIALIKSITTNNNDIYLYDVATKQLKHLSPHKGDISYSPATFTPDNKQLYFLTDENSEFKFVKSYDIASGKTADVEKADWDIMYTYFSYDGKHRITGINNDARTQIKIYETGSNKPLELPDMPAGNINDINISEDGKLMAFYVNSSKAPNNLYVYNFGTKEVKALTNSMNKAINPNDLVAGKVIRYKSFDDLEIPSLLYTPKGAKAGDKLPALLWIHGGPGGQTTLGYDPLLQYVVNHGYVVLAVNNRGSSGYGKTFFAADDQKHGDVDLKDCVASKKFLAETGYVDQNKIGILGGSYGGYMTLAALAFTPDEFAVGVDIFGVANWLRTLNNIPPYWESFREALYKEMGNPKTDSAALYNKSPLFFAHKIKKPLIVLQGANDPRVLKVESDEIVAAVKKNKVPVEYIVFPDEGHGFVKKENEIKGYGAILKFLDTYLKNGTTQIKEVAVAD, translated from the coding sequence ATGAAAAATTTATGGAAGTTTATTAGTGGTCAAGTTATAATTTTAGTTCTGCTTTCGGGCTGTAATAATTCCGGAACCAGTAAATCAGAAAAGCTAACAACCGAAGCTCCGGCTAAAGCTTATACCATCGAAGAATTTATGGCTACTACTTCCATCGGGGGCAGTGATTTTTCTCCTGATAATAGCAAAATTCTTTACACAAGTAATCAATCCGGTATTTACAATGCTTTTGAGTTACCGGTAAACGGAGGAGAACCCAAACAACTTACCCGTTCTACTACTAACTCCGTTTTTACTATTTCTTATTTCCCGGATGATGAGCGCATTTTATACAGCAGCGATAAGGGCGGAAATGAAATAAGCCACCTATATGTGCAAAACCTGGATGGCACAACCAAAGATTTAACCCCCGGCGAAAAAGCTAAATCCCAATTTTTTACGTGGGCGCACGATAGAAAGAGTTTCTTTTTTATCAGCAACAAGCGCGATAACCGCTATTTCGACCTCTACGAAATGGACGTAAAAACGCTAACTCCGAAATTACTATTAGAAAATACCCAAGGATTAGATGCTACTACTATTTCGCGCGATAAACGCTATATCGCCTTAATTAAAAGTATTACTACTAATAACAACGACATTTATTTATATGATGTGGCCACCAAGCAGTTAAAGCATTTAAGTCCGCATAAAGGCGATATTTCTTATTCTCCGGCAACCTTTACCCCAGATAACAAGCAACTATATTTTTTAACCGACGAGAACAGCGAGTTTAAGTTTGTTAAAAGCTACGATATAGCTTCGGGCAAAACCGCCGATGTAGAAAAAGCCGATTGGGATATTATGTACACCTACTTTTCCTACGATGGCAAACACCGGATAACTGGTATTAATAATGATGCCCGAACTCAGATTAAAATTTACGAAACAGGCTCGAACAAACCCTTAGAACTACCCGATATGCCAGCCGGTAATATCAACGATATTAATATTTCGGAAGACGGTAAATTAATGGCCTTTTATGTAAATAGTTCTAAAGCACCCAATAATCTGTACGTTTATAATTTTGGAACGAAAGAGGTTAAGGCTCTTACCAACTCCATGAATAAAGCCATTAACCCCAACGATTTAGTAGCTGGAAAAGTAATCCGGTATAAATCTTTTGATGATTTAGAAATTCCTTCTTTGCTGTATACTCCCAAAGGCGCCAAAGCCGGCGATAAACTTCCGGCCTTATTATGGATTCATGGTGGCCCGGGCGGGCAAACTACTTTGGGTTATGACCCTTTGTTACAATATGTCGTGAACCATGGCTATGTAGTGTTAGCGGTAAACAACCGGGGCAGTTCGGGTTATGGTAAAACATTTTTTGCCGCGGATGACCAAAAGCACGGCGATGTAGATTTGAAAGATTGTGTGGCTTCTAAAAAATTCCTGGCTGAAACGGGCTACGTAGACCAAAATAAAATTGGTATTTTAGGCGGTAGCTACGGTGGGTATATGACATTAGCCGCTCTAGCTTTTACCCCCGATGAATTTGCCGTAGGTGTGGATATTTTTGGCGTAGCCAATTGGCTGCGTACTTTAAATAATATTCCGCCTTATTGGGAATCTTTCCGGGAAGCACTTTATAAAGAGATGGGCAATCCTAAGACCGACTCGGCAGCCCTTTATAATAAATCACCATTATTTTTTGCGCATAAAATTAAAAAGCCTCTTATCGTGCTTCAGGGGGCCAACGACCCACGGGTATTAAAAGTAGAATCCGACGAAATTGTAGCAGCCGTAAAGAAAAATAAAGTACCCGTAGAATACATCGTTTTCCCCGACGAAGGACATGGTTTCGTAAAAAAAGAAAACGAGATAAAAGGCTACGGTGCTATTCTGAAGTTTTTAGATACCTACTTGAAAAACGGCACTACTCAAATAAAAGAAGTTGCTGTAGCTGATTAA
- a CDS encoding Gfo/Idh/MocA family protein: protein MIKVGIVGLGDIAQKAYLPVLSKRADIEVHLFSGNVTKLTELGQQYRFTNLHATLDTFLASGLNGVMVHAATEAHYELVKLFLQHRLHVFVDKPLTLNYPDSKHLVELAEHHNLLLFVGFNRRYAPVYQKLKELPEPNLIIMQKNRQALPDTIRRFVVEDFIHVVDTLRYLFPYSIEDIVVHGKKQGDVLHHVVIQLINKQAIAIGIMNRDTGTTEEKLEVMNATEKRIAYNVAELEILSNKNTSWPGGSDWESTLYKRGFDNLVEDFLQALRTGTPPQISARDALRTHEICEIIVEKLSS from the coding sequence ATGATAAAAGTAGGCATAGTAGGTTTAGGCGATATTGCACAGAAAGCGTATTTACCCGTTTTAAGTAAACGGGCCGATATAGAAGTCCATCTTTTTTCTGGTAATGTTACTAAACTAACCGAGTTAGGCCAACAATACCGGTTTACGAACCTTCATGCAACTCTGGATACTTTTTTAGCAAGTGGCCTAAACGGGGTTATGGTACATGCCGCTACCGAAGCCCACTACGAACTAGTAAAATTATTTTTACAGCATCGCCTCCACGTTTTTGTGGATAAACCGCTCACTTTAAATTATCCTGATTCTAAGCATCTGGTAGAACTGGCTGAGCATCATAATTTATTGCTTTTTGTGGGCTTTAACCGGAGGTACGCTCCTGTTTACCAAAAGTTAAAAGAACTTCCGGAGCCTAATTTAATTATCATGCAAAAAAACCGGCAGGCCTTGCCCGATACCATCCGCCGGTTTGTGGTAGAAGACTTTATTCACGTTGTAGATACCTTACGGTATTTATTTCCTTATTCCATCGAGGATATTGTGGTTCATGGGAAAAAACAAGGCGATGTGTTGCACCACGTAGTCATTCAACTTATAAATAAACAAGCCATTGCCATTGGCATCATGAACCGCGATACCGGCACTACCGAAGAAAAATTGGAAGTAATGAATGCCACCGAAAAAAGAATTGCTTACAACGTAGCCGAACTTGAAATTTTAAGTAATAAAAACACCTCTTGGCCAGGCGGCAGCGATTGGGAGTCTACCTTATACAAACGAGGCTTCGATAACCTGGTAGAAGATTTTTTACAAGCTTTACGAACTGGCACTCCGCCTCAGATTAGCGCCCGCGATGCACTACGCACTCACGAAATCTGCGAGATAATTGTAGAAAAGTTAAGTAGCTAG